The Prinia subflava isolate CZ2003 ecotype Zambia chromosome 5, Cam_Psub_1.2, whole genome shotgun sequence genome window below encodes:
- the TP53I11 gene encoding tumor protein p53-inducible protein 11 produces MAAKQPPPLMKKHSQTDLVSRLKTRKILGVGGEDDDGEVHRSKISQVLGNEIKFAVREPLGLRVWQLVSAIMFSGVAIMALAFPDQLFDAIFEEESVSSKTPIRLYGGALLSIALIMWNALYTAEKAIIRWSLLAEACYFAVQFLVTTVSLVESSRIATGAVLLLVSRALFILVSIYYYYQVGRRPKKV; encoded by the exons ATGGCGGCGAAGCAGCCCCCGCCGCTGATGAAGAAGCACAGCCAGACCGACCTGGTGAGCAGGCTGAAGACACGCAAGATCCTGGGCGTCGGCGGGGAGGATGACGACGGCGAGGTCCATCGCTCAAAG attagCCAAGTACTGGGAAATGAAATCAAGTTTGCTGTCCGGGAACCACTGGGACTCAG GGTCTGGCAGCTGGTTTCCGCCATCATGTTTTCCGGGGTCGCCATCATG GCCCTGGCTTTCCCTGACCAGCTCTTTGATGCCATCTTTGAGGAGGAATCGGTGAGCAGCAAGACTCCCATCCGGCTCTACGGAGGAGCCCTCCTCA GCATCGCGCTCATCATGTGGAACGCGCTGTACACCGCCGAGAAGGCCATCATCCGCTGGAGCCTGCTGGCCGAGGCCTGCTACTTCGCCGTGCAGTTCCTGG ttACCACTGTCTCCCTGGTTGAGAGCAGCCGGATAGCCACAGGTGCCGTGCTCCTCCTGGTCAGCCGAGCCCTCTTCATCCTCGTCagcatttattattattaccaaGTTGGACGTCGTCCCAAGAAAGTCTAA